The genomic DNA TTATGGTACACAGTTTAACCTTGCGCGACGACGGCCAACCCATTGAAGGCAAAGGTGTGGACCCTTTAATAAACCTAAGCGACCCGACTTGGCCCGAACAACTCTATGCCCATTTTAATTACCAGGGTTTAATAGATACTATAAAAAAAATAATTGCCCCAACCAAAACAACTGACTAATTAAGTTACACCTAAAAATACTTAATCCTTACCAACTACAAACTACCGGATTTATAAGTCCGGTAGTTTTTAATTAACCTAAAACTATCAAAACAGTTCCTAAAATCATAACACCAGCGGCCATTAATTTATGAAACAAATTTTTTTCCTGCCAAATTTCACCGCCAACTAAAGTAGAAAACAACGATTCTGTTCTTTTAATGGCTATAACCAAACCAACATAAGCCATAGAGATGGCTTCGGCCTGAAACCAACGATAGCTAATAGTTAAAAAAGACACCAAAACAATCCACCAACCGGCTTGTTTAAAACCTATTTTTAAATCATTAAAACCATCGTGCCAAATAAAAATCATGGCCAATAAATTTATTCCCAAAAATAAATGAATTAAAAAAATATAAGTTAGGGTATCCAACTGATAATAACCCAAAACTACTCTATCAACGATACCGGTAATACCATAAAGCACTAAAGCCAAAAAAATATAATGAATATATTTATTACCTCGAATAATTTTAAAAGGTTCCAACCAACCGGCGGACTTATGACTTTCCAATATATAAAGCCCAAGGATTAAAAAACCTAAACCTAAAGTTTGCCAACGACTAAAAGACTCGCCCAGTATAAGATAAGCTAAAAGCGCCGTAATGGCTGGACCTATAATAAATA from Patescibacteria group bacterium includes the following:
- a CDS encoding EamA family transporter, with protein sequence MPWYFFAIMAALLGGLATITQKNVLRKEHAMSYAATLGLANLLLCLPLIFFVDWRGIDLKVFIYLLLISFVAAAAFLLVAKGVRHMEISASSPLFIIGPAITALLAYLILGESFSRWQTLGLGFLILGLYILESHKSAGWLEPFKIIRGNKYIHYIFLALVLYGITGIVDRVVLGYYQLDTLTYIFLIHLFLGINLLAMIFIWHDGFNDLKIGFKQAGWWIVLVSFLTISYRWFQAEAISMAYVGLVIAIKRTESLFSTLVGGEIWQEKNLFHKLMAAGVMILGTVLIVLG